From the bacterium genome, the window GACTTGATCGACCGCGCCCTGCATCTGTTCGACCGCTTGTTGATCGCCGTGGCGATCAACCCCAACAAGTCGCCGCTGTTTTCCGGCGCCGAGCGGGTCAAGCTCATCCGCGAATCGCTCCCGTTCCTGAAGGCGCAGGACTGGGCCGAGCGTGTCGAGGTGGTCGAGTTCGAGGGGCTCACCGCCTATCTGGCCACCGACCGCAAGGCGCTTTCGATCATCCGCGGTCTACGCGCGGTCTCCGACTTTGAGTTCGAATTTCAGATCGCCCTCACCAACCGCTCACTGGCCCCCACGGTCGAGACCGTGTTTCTGATGCCCAACGCCAAATACACCTATCTCTCCTCGGC encodes:
- the coaD gene encoding pantetheine-phosphate adenylyltransferase — encoded protein: MTKSAANDRLGIYPGTFDPITNGHLDLIDRALHLFDRLLIAVAINPNKSPLFSGAERVKLIRESLPFLKAQDWAERVEVVEFEGLTAYLATDRKALSIIRGLRAVSDFEFEFQIALTNRSLAPTVETVFLMPNAKYTYLSSAIIKDVARHGGDVAAFVPPPVLTALRNRFARH